Sequence from the Nerophis lumbriciformis linkage group LG34, RoL_Nlum_v2.1, whole genome shotgun sequence genome:
atcttcagaatggatctgactatcatttaaaaaggtttccctttaggggacctgtttttttgtccccataccgtcagaggtcccctaaaggtgactgtgtaaacagagcgatgtccccattaagtaagcattgccagaacacacacacacacacacacacacacacacacacacacacacactgctcctCAAACCCCGTATTCTGTCTCCTACAAACATCAAAAACTCATGTGTAAATCAATGTTGATATTGTGATGTTTTTTCAATGTCTTACCTTGCAACATTTGTGAAGGCCATTTTGGAAGCAGTGTCCTGCATTGCATCTATACATTGACACCacactcttttcttttctttttttgcaggAGAAGGTGCACTCATTGTTGAGAGGCTGCACATTATTCCGCTCCAGACGCAAAAAAATACACACTTAGTcgatccattaaaccatatccaattgtatttacaatccccaaagtatgtgcaaaaatgccacaaatttagTCAGCTATTTTAAGTATTCCGCGCCGAACACCTtcggtaatttccgtagattATACGTCATTTTATTGACGCTTGATAACGCAGATACTGGAAATGCTCAAAATTTGAGAGGAATgtggtgtttatcattcacaatccttatgtaagtcaagaacacatgattggcttttttatgcattcaaaatcgtaaataaatagctaacaattgagtcaacggaTTGAGGGTCCTCTGATACGCTCATTATACCCTCTCTAAAACATCTAGAAACCGCCAACTATACGCCATTTAGATatcatgacctgaaaattaaccaaatatgagtgatattgttattataagcgccaacgcagacagactattttagcggcCAATTGATAGCAGTGACCTAATACTAGCTTACGCTGCTGTTGTTGACACATTTAGACAGCGGCTGCTTTTGCTCCGTATCAAACttactaaaagtaaattctagattatcattttattttattttattttttgtttttttatcttgtccagctactcaggcaaatcatattgtagatgtagatgcccatatttgttgtacagatttactttacaaaagaggatacttcttttgttgccttatttgtatttcactttattaagcggatttatattaatgtttcggcgcaggaggggatagaaagagaaaaaagaaggaagacagagggggaaattgcggggacaagacggggagaagacagagagacaacaacaacaacaacaataacaaacacaacaataacaataacaaccacaacaacagcagagcagcatcagcaaataggatatgtacaaatatgataccaaaagtaatagcaaaggagcagttagtgaagtaaatattaataacagaaatgacaatgaacattattgcactacaaatggagcaataaaaatactACTGATAGCACtactgataatgaataataataataattacctctacggcgtggcgaagttggtagagtggccgtgccagcaatcggagggttgctggttactggggttcaatccccaccttctaccatcctagtcacgtccgttgtgtccttgggcaagacacttcaccccttgctcctgatggctgctggttagcgccttgcatggcagctcccgccatcagtgtgcgaatgtgtgtgtgaatgggtaaatgtggaaaaagtgtcaaagcgctttgagtaccttgaaggtagaaaagcgctatacaagtataacccatttatcatttatttatttatcattatctaTTACCAACAATACAATTgcatcaaatgcaacaatacatatatgtaatgataacttgaattacaaaagaaagcagataaattgaggggaagaaagagaagcgaactgtattaaccttgtagattgttatagtaatttCTAGATTATAAtgaatgcatctctcacctggtagcaGACAAACGTAGCCATTGGCAGgcaggctggtcgactttcacatCCCCTAGGGTGGCGAAAAAGATGCTATTTGCTGCAAAAAATTTTAACCCATTTTGAagattgcgattgaatcttcatctaaacggaattatgtgagcatcccgtcggtcggcatcccagcgagagtggaaatattacagtaagtgtttgttttattttgttttaatgctGCGGAcgctagtgtcacaataaagctgcatccatTTCGCACTAGGCCTCTAAAACTTACTGCTCATCTTCTTTGttttcgggctcaaaaatataaggtcttgcatcataattttttcccaaagtaatcgttgttggctttcacaaagtctgcttgattaacattgctgttgatggggaagggatcttatTTTCCTAGTGTGACGTCACgtaatcacgtgactggcttcctcattagcTTTTaaaaatggctcaggaatctcagtgaaatgtatactattttgatcctatctatttatttgcaaactcTGGAAGTCTTTGGGTGTCCTAAATCCGATAtacgataatagcttcaatataaagGCAActttaacagacacaatccactttgcacacgtttggtTGATCAGCTttacgtgtgctatcaagtttgcacatgttttaggacATGTAAACctttttagtaaatcaggccctgcaCAGTGTTGATTTTACAAACGTGTTATCTTTACCGCTAAACTGCTTTTAAGATCAGGacgtgggacaagcggtagaaaatggatggatggatgggatgttgAATAACTTGCACccgcagtcctgaagtttggttgTTTTTGTCAGAGATTTACATAACATTTACGGTAGCTAAAACTAGCCAAAATTTTCACAGCTGCAAGTTAGTGTATAGGACTGATATAAACATCTATTATGCAGCTTTCTGCACATCTTGTAATATTGTACCAACATAAATGGCTGTTACAATATAGATGTGGCAACATTTTCTTTCGCATTCAGATTTCTGCTAGTAAAATAAATACTGGCCATGTCAAAGTATAGCATGGATAAAGACAATATACTACATCTTGTTCAAATTTCAACGTTAATTTGTCGATATGTCGTCAATGTTTCCACAAATTTAAATTCAAGTTGaaaccgaatgcagctgagatagggtcccgcgaccccggaagggacaagcggtagaaaatggatggatggatgggacaacTGACATGTTTTTACACATATTTCAATATTGAACGTCGAAGGAATGCCAGCTGAGTCAGAACCACGTGACGTCAGAAACATTCTGGAGACATAGAAGAAACTTATTCTTAAAAACACAGCATTTCAACTTTGACGTCAGCAGGAATGCGCGTGTCCGCGGCCCAACATGTCAATCAAGACTGTTGGCCCCGCCTCCTCATTTGGGTTTAGGTCTCCTCGTGCATGTGGACAGGAAGTAGAAGGgctggagggagggagggggtgAGGCCCAGAAACATCCAGAAGCATCCAGCATGTCCTTGAGTCCAAAGCAGTCCACCCCCTTCTCGGTCACGGACATCCTGAGCCCCATGGAGGACTACCGAAGGTTCGGCGCCTTGGATCCCGCCGGGGGGAGCCTGCTGGGGGCGTACCCGCACCAGCAGGTGTCCCAGGCCGCCAtgcagcagcatcagcaccaTCATCTTCATCAGCACCTGTCCTCCACTTCCTCGGCCGCGCTGCAGGGCCACGGGGGCTCCTATCACGTGACTCACGGGGTGCCACAGTTCTCCGGTTCTGTGGGGGGGTTCTGCACCGGAGCAGAGCTGCCGGCCTACCAAGACTCTGTGCGGGGGTGCGGCCCGCCGGCGAGCTGGTACAGCGCGCCGGAACCAAGATACACaccaagttagttttatttgatttgattagttttattatatatatgaaacataaattaaatactttattgcaactttattaaatgtttttaataatttaatttgaattatttttttatttttcactgaaaTTTATTAGAAGGGTTTATTCCTTTCTTTGATTGTAGTTTCCAGGTTCGTGGGCTCCTCGGCCAGCATGAACGTCGGCGGCCTGGCGGGGTTGGACCGCAGCGGCAAGGCCATGCTGGGCCTCCATGCGGCCCCCAGGAGAAAGCGGAGGGTTCTGTTTTCTCAGGCCCAAGTGTTCGAGCTGGAGCGCCGCTTCAAGCAGCAGAAGTACCTGTCAGCCCCCGAGAGAGAACACCTGGCCGGACTCATCCACCTCACTCCGAACCAGGTAAAGATCTGGTTCCAGAACCACCGCTACAAGCTGAAGCGGCAGGTGAAGGACAAGGCCGCCCAGCTGCAACAGGACGCGGGCAGCTTATGTCCGGGAGGCCGCCGCGCCTCCTCCTCGCCGCTTCTCGCCAAGACCGCCAAGCCAAACCGGAGCGACTACAGCGGCTCCAACCGGACCGCAGAGCGCGACTGCAGTTCGGCAGAAAATCTCACCGCGAACCAGCAGCTGGACGATCTAGACCGGAACCTGTCGCCCAGTCCACCACTAGGCCTGCACTTGCACACGGACTCGGGTCTCCTGGACTACACTGGCGGTACAGTTGGGTCCAATTTACTCTTCGGCAGAACTTGGTAGGACTACTTGTCACCTTGTGGATGTGTTCCGGAACCCAactgaggaacttttcttctttgGACGCAATAACTCAAAACTTACAACCTGCACGGACACAAAGTTGGTGCTGCTTTCAAAGTTATTTAATCATTTCAGCTTCTTGTtggaagacaaaaaaaatatttgaaacttTTTTCAATTGTTAATaaagtttcgttttttttttgacTAAATCACTGCAATCAATATATTGTATTATCTATGCTAATCATATACTATATAATCATACATACGAAGGAACAATACATTTCTATAACTATAATCAATCAAATTTATCAGATATAGTACCATACAGGATTTAATTATTACATATTTATCACACAAAACGAATAATACATGCATAATAAAGTGATTGACATTTTACTATTTCATACTATATACACAATTAGTGAGTTATATAAGTGATACAATTTATCATATTAAATTAGTGATTGACTGTACAATTTGAGCGACTaatacaagtatatatacaatgagCAGCTGGTATTATATATACAATTAGTGATATAATTTATCAGTTAGGGATTAATAGTGATTAGTAATTGATATGatttataaaatgttttatatttatccaGTAAGATTAGTTATTTGATATTTACTATattaaattagttttttgatATGATTTACAAGATTAGTGATTGATATTTTATTCGTCATTATTTAACAGAAATGTATATCATGGTATTTATTGTACAAAATTAGTAGTATATTAAATTAGCGAttaatatgatttattttaaatgcgTAATTTATATTGCACATAATTTCTTATAAATGTGtggttatcatttattatatcaaATTAGTGACTGATATATTGATCGATatcatttattttgtaaaattagATAAATGAATACATGTAAAATATCCTTCAATAATGAATACTGTAAAAGATGAATACATGCAAAAGGATGAGTACATATGCATATTAAAGTAAAAGTGTAGCTTTAATTAGTAAAAGAAtgttaaaaaagataaatattgAATTTGAAGTGAAAAGAAGAAAAAGTAAATTAGTTGAATTCATCAAAACTTGTTTTATTGGACAAGTTATTAAAAGATGTTGGAGAATCTCTCAAAAGACTTTGTCCTTTCTGATTGGACGTTAAAACAactgcttggacaaaagtagaattaaaaagaaaaagagtctTCTTTACTTCCAGTTGTATCGATTGGAAGGAGGCGGCATGGCATAACCTCTGTTGGAACCCTGAAAcacaaaaatactttattttcaaTATACTTTGTTGATGTGAAAAAAAATGGATGCCAgaaaaatgttaaattaaaaatCGTCTAGGGGAAAAAGCACAgcgtttaaataacttttaacttgtcatttaaaaaaaaatactatacacACTGACGACATGAATATTTCATCATCCTTAGAGTAAAGCTTTTAAACATACATTATcataaataacaattaaaaaatacttttgtgaATTTGTACATTAACTAATTTAACCTTTTAAAAAGTTACACTGAcgagaaatacaaatattttacatcagctcttaaaacacatttttatgcattggCTTGTAAAAACAAGCTGAGCTAGACTTTTCTGTAatgatttaaaatattttattcagtCTTAATTGCTTTTATCAGCTTTTTGTattaatttctttttttaaacctgtAAACTTATATAGCATTTGGGCAGGTTGAGCTGATtttaaagtgctttataaataaaccttGACCTTTAAAAAGTTACATTGATGAGGAATAAATATTAATATCATCCTGACTGTACAAAATGTTGATTAATTATTAAGATTTATATTACCAATATTTACAGTTTTAATTGTTGTCAAGAGTGACAAAGGAGACATTATGCAGTTAAAATAAATATACTGCATGCACAACATGTTGAATATCATAGTATTTATCATTAATATTTACAGTTTAAACTGATGTCAAGTGTGAGGCAAGAGGCATCGTGAAGTTAAACAAAtagcaatatactgtatgtataacatgttgaattttaagaacattcctGAATATTTTAGgggaaacaaaaaacatatttttataataTACCTGGTACTGTTGTCCCCGTTTGTCCTGTCCTCTTTGCTCACGCCAGTTGTCTCTTTGCGGCTCGTAGCGCTGCTGGTAGCTGCTGGGGCCGCCACCCCCGCCGTGGCTCCTGTCGTGTTGGTACGCCGCCTGCTGCGACTGCATGGTTCGATCCCAACCGCCTCTACCGCCTCGCTGCTGCCTGCCGACACAAAGAAGGATCCAATACATttgaaacaattattttcaagttcTTCAGAACTTTTTGTAGAACGGATTCCAATGTAAATGTCAACAAGCACATTTCAAAATACTGACTTTTATCAGCACTTTACAATGCACACTTTGATAATAACTAACCAAAGTgaaataatattacaaaatttAGGATTGTAGACAATGACAACATATACCAGCAGACATTCTACACTTTTATCACAAGATCACATAAAACCAAAGCGTTCTAGCAGACAaaacaggattaaaaaaaaatgttttgaagatTTAATTTTTGCTGAAGCCGATGAACATTTGTTTGCCATGGCTGACGCCCAGAGAgaaacaggaagtgctttcatcTTTTATCCTTGCAGGCGAGGTCCTGTTCTTTCACGGGAAGGTTAACGAGGCAGCATGGCCGCTGGCTAATGAGCAGTGACCAGAGCTGACACGCTGCCACAATGGGCCTGAAAAAGGTTCCGCCACACAACTTGAGGGCGACTTTGGAGAGGCGCAGCGCCCGGTTTGGGACTGGCGAGCAACCGGGCCAGCAGAATTAGTGCTGCCTCATTTAGCTGCACAAACCTCCTCCAGGGAAATTGAGTTGAAAAAAAATCTTCATTCAGCAGCGTGGAACACTCAGTCTGTTCTGTTGGTGCAGACTAATCACACAGACGTGAAGACCAGCGTGTGGTCGCAGTAAACCTGGAGACTCACCATTGAGACTGAGACTGAGACTGGAAGGACGGCGGCGTTCCCAACAAGCTGCCTGGTTTGGAATCTGCACAGAACAAACAAGACACGGTAAAAACAATTTCTTCAGGACAAGAACGAGCGGCCATGTTGGACTGATTGTGTGACTTTGATTGcgcgtaaaaaaaataaacagcgGACATGAAATGAAGCAAAGACTGAATTAAACGGCGAGAATAACGGCACATTTGCATGTTCTGTTTGGAAATGAAACAAGCATTCAGCCGCCAGCTTTGTGGACAACTCAAGTGGCCGATTCCTTCATGGAAGTTCTTCTCAAACACACACTTAAGAGCACACAAAGAAAAGCAGCCAAAGCCTTCTTCTATATCCCCTGTTACCATAGCAATGACCAGCTGCAACTTCGTTTTAGTCAGGGACACTTACGTTCACCAGCGCCAATCAGTTAACTAGCCGACTAAAATGAGTTAACTAATGGACTAAAATTATTCAAAAACTAAAATGACTTAAATTGAAATGAATTAACTAGTTGACTAAAACTAGTTAACTAAGCAAATAAAATATGGTAGCTGTGATTTGTTCAAGATCAAACTTAAAGTCTTTAAGACCTCTAAATGGAAAATTTAAGactatattggcaaaaaaaaaacccattaaaacaagtgttttatgtaatttttttaacttggtatgAATGCACACATTTAGGGAACAACAGGATGCGTTAATGAAATGCAAATTAATTAACTTGTCGCCTCAAACCCAGTAGTAATGTCGCTGTCTTGCAAATTAAATAATTGCTTAAAGATAAACCAAGTCTTGTGTTTTGGGGCTGCAGTTGTCAACTGCACCTCAAATGACCTTACATCCCAATGGTGTCCAGGGAAAATTGGACCAACAAAACATATAAAAAgatattgattggcaacactaaattggccctagtgtgtgaatgtgagtgtgaatgttgtctgtctatctgtgttggcgctgtgatgaggtggagacttgtccagggtgtacctcgccttccgcccgaatgcagctgagataggctccagcaccccaccaccccgaacgggacaagcggtagaaaatggatggatagattacaAGATAACTACTGAGCATGAACATAAATAATTTCATAACCAAACACTAGTTTATTTACCAACTATTATTGATGTATGACCTAAGATGTAAGAAAGTGTTTATTTTTAGCTGATGAAttagtctttttgtttcatgactGCAAAACCTGTCATTTAgcctcattgcaaagaaacgtACAGACGTCCTACTTTTTGtagttttaattatattttattcgTATGTTTCTATAATTTGAAAAAGTTGCTTAACTGGGTAGTTATCCAGAGCCTGCAAAGTTTTTATTTTGCCTCAAAAATATTTTCGGTTAGGGAAAATTCAAATTAGTAATATCACTTTCAAAGCATGAATATATGGCATTactttatggaatgtttacaatgaaaacacgtCGAATAAAATTAAATTGTTCACATACATTAATTCACAAGAATTTGTGTAAATTTAAAGTATTCTGACCCAATCTTACAGCTGCCAGTGATGGTTTGCATTATAGAAACCAGTTACCACCAATTGACTTTTAAAAAGAACAATATAATAAGTGTCTTTTGAACGCTTCTTGTCAGATAATCAATCATTATCGGATAATCTTGTTAATGCAAAAGTGTCAAGTCATGAGGTTCACGCATTTGGACGTGGGTTTGCACACGTTTTGGACATCACTGAATGCTGTGTTTTATAATCTTTAACAGTGGGCCATTTGTGACTTCAGAGATTGACAGATGTACGTATGTGGTCATTCTCAAACATGCAGTCTCCTGTATCTCTCTCGTCTAATGTCTTCCCGTCTGTTCtgatgtctataaaataaatGCCTCCATCAaatgcagctaggataggctccaacGACCCCTTCCCCCCTagtggaacaagcggtagaaaatggatggatgtatggatgtttATTTGTGCACAGCATTTTACACGGGACTGTTTTGATAAGATGGGCCACTACAAAAGTTGATTTGCTTCTAAACTCAAGACGGAAAAAGACAGCGACATTATTACTTGGTTTGAGGAAACAAGTTAAGGTAAGATAAAGTATTAATCTTGGCATGTGCATAATAACTCCCAAGTGCTACATGCAGTGACACAAAATGCTGATATGTAGCTTTTTtatacagctttttttttttttaattgatggtGATATTCATctttaagatatatatttaaatgtgtacattttcaaaagatactaCTTCTGGGAAGTTATGGTCGATGATGTTTTCCACCAACAAACTTCAAGTGGACCACCCAGTGGGCTTCCAATTACAACGCCACAACACTTGCCTTCCTTTTCTGAAAAGAGAGAATGACAAGTGGACACCTGTCAATCTCCTTAATTAGCCATGATCTGAGAACGTCTGGACCTTCAGTGAGGACACAAAGGCCAACAAAAGGATTACGCCATAAATCCAGCTAGCGCGCATTGGCCACTGTATTAGGAACGGATTACGAGCTGCTCCGCAACTAAACACCTCTTTTCAATTTGATCGGCGACTATTTGACTCAACTCCGCTCTCctaacaaataaaaacacaaacagtTTTTTGTTTGCGTCCAAGCAGCAGCAGTGCAAAGGTTGATGTCTCAGCAGCagatgaaaaaaatacttttgggaCTAGCAGGTTTGAGGCTAATAAAGACTTCCAAAGCGAGGAGCAGTCCAGCATGCAGTGAATTCATCAAAGTGTGACTTGTCAGGAGGTCAGAGGCTGATAGAGTTGTTAGCTTGTTGCTTCAGTGCATCAGATCCACAATGGCCACCAGCCGGGCCTCACTGTGGCTGCTTCAAAAATGCCAGCTGGTGGGGCCGCTGAGCACAAAGCCCCCCTCCTGCATCACCATGGGGGGGCAGTGGCACCGTTAAAGGAGGAAGTTAACCTCTCATTCATATGCAATCAGAGCCTTTGATCAAAATGCTACACAGCAGCCATCATTATTTACTCTCAAagcaaacatatttttccattatTGGTAGGGATGTGCCCATCGATCAACCACTGATCAGTATCagatgattttcattaaaatgtatgtgatcgccattgccatTGGATGCTGATTACAAAAGCCACTCTCTTCTGGCTAACATGCCACTTTGAGTCCCCTGGCTAACAAGCACCTACAGACCAATTATATGTGTCCATATACATGGTGGAGCTGCTCTGCCAAgccaataataatcacctccattactgcaaacgttagtggcctagtggttagagtgtccaccctgagatcggtaggttgtgggttcaaaccccggccgagtcataccaaagactataaaaatgggacccatttcctccctgcttggcactcagtatcaagggttggaattgggggttaaatcaccaaaaatgattcccgggcgcggccgccgctgctgcccactgctcccctcgcctcccagggggtgatcaagggtgatgggtcaaatgcagagaataatttcgccacacctagtgtgtgtgtgacaatcattggtactttaactttaacaaatgaACTACATTTCTTAGCATCTTAATCATCATCATCAAATATTACTGGAGGATGAGGTTAAAAATGTTACACACAGTAAGCCAGGAGCACGCATGCTAATAGCAAAGCCAACCGTTAAACGAGCTTGAAACAACTCAAGAaataaatgcttaataaagttcaAGGAGTGTAGATACAAACGCGTTGCAGCAGAacgtaagcagctattaacaagtagatttatAAGACTCTCGAAAGAGGATAATACAGtccgtaaacaaaaaaaaagcatctcggtccataaattggtggtgtcgataccaagggtaatATCAGCATATGAAGTATAATATCAGTATATGGTCAATATTAGAGCGATCAGGTCAATATTCTTATTTCCTTAatcactttttgtttttgttcatgtttacaaattgtgggaataattccctggacactggAGAACGTTAAGAGCAAAACTC
This genomic interval carries:
- the nkx2.4b gene encoding NK2 homeobox 4b; translated protein: MSLSPKQSTPFSVTDILSPMEDYRRFGALDPAGGSLLGAYPHQQVSQAAMQQHQHHHLHQHLSSTSSAALQGHGGSYHVTHGVPQFSGSVGGFCTGAELPAYQDSVRGCGPPASWYSAPEPRYTPISRFVGSSASMNVGGLAGLDRSGKAMLGLHAAPRRKRRVLFSQAQVFELERRFKQQKYLSAPEREHLAGLIHLTPNQVKIWFQNHRYKLKRQVKDKAAQLQQDAGSLCPGGRRASSSPLLAKTAKPNRSDYSGSNRTAERDCSSAENLTANQQLDDLDRNLSPSPPLGLHLHTDSGLLDYTGGTVGSNLLFGRTW